Proteins from a genomic interval of Stenotrophomonas sp. WZN-1:
- a CDS encoding amidase produces MRPSLPPLLTCLLAALPALLSAGCSPATSSAHAAEPASRNVPFPYAETDVADLQARMTAGELDSITLTQAYLQRIATLDRTGPRLRAVIELNPDALKEAAARDRERRDGRLRGPLHGIPVLLKDNINAAPMATSAGSLALQGFRPDDAYLVRRLRDAGAVVLGKTNLSEWANFRGNDSVSGWSARGGQTRNPYRLSHSPCGSSSGSAVAVAANLASVAIGTETDGSIVCPAAINGIVGLKPTVGLVSRDGIIPISFSQDTAGPMTRSVADAAAVLTAIAGRDDADPATATMPGRAVYDYTARLDPQGLRGKRIGLLQTPLLKYRGMPPLIEQAATELRRAGAIVVPVELPNQGAWAEAERMVLLYEFKAGLERYFSTHRAPLRSLAELIAFNQAHSKQELGLFGQELLVEADATAGLADPAYIRARSDARRLAGPEGIDAALAAHQLDALVAPTTGVAWPIRSEGDDFPGESYSAAAVAGYPSLSVPMGQIDGLPVGLLFMGTAWSEPKLIEMAYAYEQRTRARRPPHFDTDTLIEAGEP; encoded by the coding sequence ATGCGCCCGTCCTTGCCGCCTCTGCTGACCTGCCTGCTTGCCGCGCTGCCTGCGCTGCTTTCGGCTGGCTGCAGCCCGGCCACGTCCAGCGCGCATGCGGCCGAACCCGCGAGCCGCAACGTGCCGTTCCCATATGCCGAAACCGATGTTGCCGACCTGCAGGCGCGGATGACCGCCGGCGAGCTGGACAGCATCACCCTGACCCAGGCCTACCTGCAGCGCATCGCCACCCTGGACCGCACCGGGCCGCGCCTGCGCGCGGTGATCGAGCTCAACCCGGATGCACTGAAGGAAGCCGCTGCGCGCGACCGCGAGCGCCGTGATGGACGCCTGCGCGGCCCGCTGCACGGCATTCCGGTACTGCTGAAGGACAACATCAACGCCGCCCCGATGGCCACCAGCGCCGGCTCGCTGGCCCTGCAGGGGTTCCGCCCGGACGACGCCTACCTGGTGCGCCGGCTGCGCGACGCCGGTGCGGTGGTGCTGGGCAAGACCAATCTCAGCGAGTGGGCCAATTTCCGCGGCAACGATTCGGTGTCCGGCTGGAGCGCGCGCGGTGGCCAGACCCGCAATCCCTATCGCCTCAGCCACTCGCCCTGCGGCTCCAGCAGCGGCAGCGCGGTGGCCGTGGCCGCCAACCTGGCCAGCGTAGCGATCGGCACTGAAACCGACGGCAGCATCGTCTGCCCTGCGGCGATCAATGGCATCGTCGGCCTCAAGCCGACCGTCGGCCTGGTCAGCCGCGACGGCATCATCCCGATTTCCTTCAGCCAGGACACCGCAGGGCCGATGACACGCAGCGTCGCCGACGCAGCGGCCGTACTGACCGCGATCGCCGGGCGCGATGATGCCGACCCGGCCACGGCGACCATGCCCGGACGCGCGGTGTACGACTACACCGCACGCCTGGACCCGCAGGGCCTGCGTGGCAAGCGTATCGGCCTGCTGCAGACACCGCTGCTGAAGTACCGCGGCATGCCGCCGCTGATCGAACAGGCGGCCACCGAGCTGCGTCGGGCGGGCGCCATCGTGGTGCCAGTGGAGCTGCCCAACCAGGGCGCCTGGGCCGAGGCCGAACGCATGGTGCTGCTGTACGAATTCAAGGCAGGGCTGGAGCGCTACTTCAGCACCCATCGCGCGCCACTGCGCAGCCTGGCCGAGCTGATCGCCTTCAACCAGGCGCACAGCAAGCAGGAACTGGGCCTGTTTGGCCAGGAGCTACTGGTGGAGGCCGACGCGACCGCTGGCCTGGCCGATCCCGCCTATATCCGCGCACGCAGCGACGCGCGCCGGCTGGCCGGCCCGGAAGGCATCGATGCCGCCCTCGCCGCCCACCAGCTGGATGCCCTGGTCGCGCCGACCACCGGTGTGGCGTGGCCGATCCGCAGCGAAGGCGACGACTTCCCCGGCGAGAGCTACAGCGCCGCCGCCGTCGCCGGCTATCCCAGCCTCAGCGTGCCGATGGGCCAGATCGATGGCCTGCCGGTCGGCCTGCTGTTCATGGGCACCGCCTGGAGCGAACCGAAGCTGATCGAAATGGCCTACGCCTATGAACAACGCACCCGCGCGCGGCGACCACCGCACTTCGATACCGACACCCTGATCGAGGCGGGCGAGCCGTGA
- a CDS encoding malate dehydrogenase: protein MKAPVRVAVTGAAGQIGYALLFRIASGEMLGKDQPVILQLLELPVDKAQAALKGVMMELEDCAFPLLAGMVGTDDAEVAFKDADIALLVGARPRGPGMERKDLLLENAKIFTAQGAALNKVASRDVKVLVVGNPANTNAYIAMKSAPDLKPENFTAMLRLDHNRALSQLSTKLGKPVGGMEKLVVWGNHSPTMYPDYRFATADGASIADAINDQEWNANTFIPTVGKRGAAIIEARGSSSAASAANAAIDHVRDWVLGSNGKWVTMGVPSDGSYGIPEGVIFGFAVTTENGKYTLVKDLPIDDFSQKYIDKTLAELEEERAGVAHLLG, encoded by the coding sequence ATGAAAGCACCCGTTCGTGTTGCCGTGACCGGCGCCGCCGGCCAGATCGGTTATGCCCTGCTGTTCCGCATCGCCTCCGGCGAAATGCTGGGCAAGGACCAGCCGGTCATCCTGCAGCTGCTGGAACTGCCGGTCGACAAGGCCCAGGCCGCCCTGAAGGGCGTGATGATGGAGCTGGAAGACTGCGCCTTCCCGCTGCTGGCCGGCATGGTCGGCACCGATGATGCCGAAGTCGCGTTCAAGGATGCCGACATCGCCCTGCTGGTTGGCGCGCGTCCGCGTGGCCCGGGCATGGAGCGCAAGGACCTGCTGCTGGAAAACGCCAAGATCTTCACCGCCCAGGGCGCGGCGCTGAACAAGGTCGCCAGCCGTGACGTGAAGGTGCTGGTGGTCGGCAACCCGGCCAACACCAACGCCTACATCGCCATGAAGTCGGCCCCGGACCTGAAGCCGGAAAACTTCACCGCCATGCTGCGCCTGGACCACAACCGCGCGCTGAGCCAGCTGTCGACCAAGCTCGGCAAGCCGGTCGGTGGCATGGAGAAGCTGGTCGTGTGGGGCAACCACAGCCCGACCATGTACCCGGACTACCGTTTCGCCACCGCCGATGGTGCGTCGATCGCCGATGCGATCAACGACCAGGAGTGGAACGCCAACACCTTCATTCCGACCGTCGGCAAGCGCGGCGCGGCGATCATCGAAGCCCGTGGCTCGTCCTCGGCTGCTTCGGCCGCCAACGCAGCGATCGACCACGTGCGTGACTGGGTGCTGGGCAGCAACGGCAAGTGGGTCACCATGGGCGTGCCGTCCGACGGTTCCTACGGCATTCCGGAAGGCGTGATCTTCGGTTTCGCGGTGACCACCGAGAACGGCAAGTACACCCTGGTCAAGGATCTGCCGATCGACGACTTCAGCCAGAAGTACATCGACAAGACCCTGGCCGAGCTGGAAGAAGAGCGCGCCGGCGTCGCCCACCTGCTGGGCTGA
- the typA gene encoding translational GTPase TypA has protein sequence MSIENLRNIAIVAHVDHGKTTLVDQLLKQSGTLSERTVLAERVMDSNDQEKERGITILAKNTAITWEDKKTGIKNRINIVDTPGHADFGGEVERVLSMVDTVLILVDAMDGPMPQTRFVTQKAFAMGFKPIVVVNKIDRPGARPEWVIDQVFDLFDKLGATNEQLDFPIVYASALNGYAGLEDTVRDGDMTPLYEAIMQHAPRPEVDPEGPFQMRISQLDYNNFVGVIGIGRIQRGTLKKNMPVAVIDREGKKRNGKVAQVLGFLGLERIEQDTAEAGDIVAISGIPELTISDTLCHPENPEALPALTVDEPTISMTFQVNNSPFAGNKDLSGGKFLTSRQIKDRLDREQVHNVALKVEQLEDADKFLVSGRGELHLSVLIENMRREGYELAVSRPEVIIKEIDGQMMEPIEQLVVDIEEVHQGGVMEKLGTRKGQLKNMEPDGKGRVRLEYQIPARGLIGFQNEFKTLTQGSGLLFHVFDHYGPKEQGAIAKRINGVMIANAPGTTPAYSLGPLQERGKLFAAEGDNVYEGQLVGIHSKDNDLTVNAIKTKPLTNMRASGKDDAIQLTPAIKYSLEQALDFIEDDELVEITPKEIRLRKKFLTESDRKKASRGG, from the coding sequence ATGTCCATCGAAAATCTTCGCAACATCGCCATCGTCGCCCACGTCGACCATGGCAAGACCACCCTGGTCGACCAGCTGCTGAAGCAGTCCGGCACCCTGTCCGAGCGCACCGTCCTCGCCGAGCGCGTGATGGACAGCAACGACCAGGAAAAGGAACGCGGCATCACCATCTTGGCCAAGAACACCGCCATCACCTGGGAAGACAAGAAGACCGGCATCAAGAACCGGATCAACATCGTCGACACCCCCGGCCACGCCGACTTCGGCGGTGAGGTCGAGCGCGTGCTGTCGATGGTCGACACCGTGCTGATCCTGGTCGATGCGATGGACGGCCCGATGCCGCAGACCCGCTTCGTGACCCAGAAGGCCTTCGCGATGGGCTTCAAGCCGATCGTCGTGGTCAACAAGATCGACCGTCCGGGCGCGCGCCCGGAGTGGGTGATCGACCAGGTCTTCGACCTGTTCGACAAGCTCGGCGCCACCAATGAGCAGCTGGACTTCCCGATCGTCTACGCCTCGGCCCTGAACGGCTACGCCGGCCTGGAAGACACCGTGCGCGACGGCGACATGACCCCGCTGTACGAAGCCATCATGCAGCACGCCCCGCGTCCGGAAGTGGACCCGGAAGGCCCGTTCCAGATGCGCATCAGCCAGCTGGACTACAACAACTTCGTGGGCGTGATCGGCATCGGCCGCATCCAGCGCGGCACCCTGAAGAAGAACATGCCGGTCGCCGTCATCGACCGTGAAGGCAAGAAGCGCAACGGCAAGGTCGCCCAGGTGCTGGGCTTCCTGGGCCTGGAGCGCATCGAGCAGGACACGGCCGAGGCCGGTGACATCGTGGCCATCTCCGGTATTCCGGAGCTGACCATCTCCGACACCCTGTGCCACCCGGAAAACCCGGAAGCCCTGCCGGCGCTGACCGTCGACGAGCCGACCATCTCGATGACCTTCCAGGTCAACAACTCGCCGTTCGCCGGCAACAAGGACCTGTCCGGTGGCAAGTTCCTGACCAGCCGCCAGATCAAGGACCGTCTGGACCGCGAACAGGTCCACAACGTGGCCCTGAAGGTCGAACAGCTGGAAGACGCCGACAAGTTCCTGGTCTCCGGCCGTGGCGAACTGCACCTGTCGGTACTGATCGAGAACATGCGTCGCGAGGGCTACGAGCTGGCCGTGTCGCGCCCGGAAGTGATCATCAAGGAAATCGACGGCCAGATGATGGAGCCGATCGAGCAGCTGGTGGTGGACATTGAAGAAGTGCACCAGGGCGGCGTGATGGAAAAGCTGGGCACCCGCAAGGGCCAGCTGAAGAACATGGAACCGGACGGCAAGGGCCGTGTGCGCCTGGAGTACCAGATCCCGGCCCGTGGCCTGATCGGTTTCCAGAACGAGTTCAAGACCCTGACCCAGGGCTCGGGCCTGCTGTTCCACGTGTTCGACCATTACGGTCCGAAGGAACAGGGCGCCATCGCCAAGCGCATCAACGGCGTGATGATCGCCAATGCGCCGGGCACCACGCCGGCTTACTCGCTGGGCCCGCTGCAGGAGCGCGGCAAGCTCTTCGCTGCTGAAGGCGACAACGTGTATGAAGGTCAGCTGGTCGGCATCCACTCCAAGGACAACGACCTGACCGTCAACGCGATCAAGACCAAGCCGCTGACCAACATGCGCGCTTCGGGCAAGGACGATGCGATCCAGCTGACCCCGGCGATCAAGTACTCGCTGGAACAGGCCTTGGACTTCATCGAAGACGACGAGCTGGTCGAGATCACCCCCAAGGAGATCCGTCTGCGCAAGAAGTTCCTGACCGAAAGCGACCGCAAGAAGGCTTCGCGCGGCGGCTGA
- a CDS encoding 3-deoxy-7-phosphoheptulonate synthase class II, translated as MSLSAVSPVPEPAATAAGAAWSPESWRGKTALQMPTYPDPVALDAALHELKRLPPLVTSWEILALKQQLAEAQEGKRFLLQGGDCAENFSDCESGTISNRLKVLLQMSLVLVHGLRQPVIRVGRFAGQYAKPRSADTETRDGVTLPSYRGDVINAPAFTEAARLPDPKRMLQAHAHSAMTMNFVRALIDGGFADLHHPEYWNLEWVRHSPLAAEYQKMVASIGDAVHFMETLAGARVHNLNRIDFYTSHEALLLPYEQALTRQVPRQQGWLNLSTHYPWIGMRTAALDGAHVEYLRGVRNPIAIKVGPSVTPDQLLRLIDVLNPHDEPGRLSFIHRMGAAQIADKLPPLLDAVKRDGRRVLWVCDAMHGNTESTANGFKTRRFDNVRGEVEMSFDLHAAAGTRLGGVHLELTGEDVTECTGGARELTERDLERAYRSTVDPRLNYEQSLEIAMAIVRKQEQVR; from the coding sequence ATGAGCCTGTCCGCCGTTTCGCCTGTCCCCGAACCTGCCGCGACCGCCGCTGGCGCTGCCTGGTCGCCGGAGAGCTGGCGTGGCAAGACCGCGCTGCAGATGCCGACCTACCCGGACCCGGTGGCGCTGGACGCTGCCCTGCACGAGCTGAAGCGGCTGCCGCCGCTGGTCACGTCGTGGGAAATCCTGGCGCTGAAGCAGCAGCTGGCCGAGGCCCAGGAAGGCAAGCGTTTCCTGCTGCAGGGCGGCGATTGTGCCGAGAATTTCAGCGACTGCGAATCAGGCACCATTTCCAACCGGTTGAAAGTGCTGCTGCAGATGAGCCTGGTGCTGGTGCACGGCCTGCGCCAGCCGGTGATCCGCGTTGGGCGTTTTGCCGGCCAGTACGCCAAGCCGCGTTCGGCCGATACCGAGACCCGCGATGGCGTGACGCTGCCCAGCTACCGCGGTGATGTGATCAATGCGCCGGCGTTCACCGAAGCGGCGCGCCTGCCGGATCCGAAGCGGATGCTGCAGGCCCACGCACATTCGGCGATGACCATGAACTTCGTGCGTGCGCTGATCGATGGCGGCTTCGCCGACCTGCATCATCCGGAGTACTGGAACCTGGAGTGGGTGCGGCATTCGCCGCTGGCCGCCGAGTACCAGAAGATGGTGGCGTCGATCGGTGATGCGGTGCACTTCATGGAAACCCTGGCCGGGGCCCGCGTGCACAACCTCAACCGCATCGACTTCTACACCTCGCATGAAGCGCTGCTGTTGCCCTACGAGCAGGCGCTGACCCGGCAGGTGCCGCGCCAGCAGGGCTGGTTGAACCTGAGCACGCATTACCCGTGGATCGGCATGCGCACGGCCGCGCTCGATGGCGCGCACGTGGAATACCTGCGTGGCGTGCGCAACCCGATTGCGATCAAGGTGGGCCCGTCGGTGACTCCGGACCAGCTGCTGCGCCTGATTGATGTGCTCAACCCGCATGACGAGCCGGGTCGACTGAGCTTCATCCACCGCATGGGTGCAGCGCAGATTGCCGACAAGCTGCCGCCGCTGCTTGACGCGGTCAAGCGCGATGGCCGCCGCGTGCTGTGGGTGTGCGACGCGATGCATGGCAATACCGAAAGCACCGCCAATGGCTTCAAGACGCGCCGCTTCGACAACGTGCGCGGCGAAGTGGAGATGTCGTTCGATCTGCATGCGGCCGCAGGCACGCGCCTGGGCGGTGTGCACCTGGAACTGACCGGCGAAGACGTGACCGAGTGCACCGGTGGCGCGCGCGAACTGACCGAACGTGACCTCGAGCGTGCGTATCGTTCGACGGTTGACCCGCGGTTGAACTACGAGCAGTCGCTGGAGATCGCGATGGCGATCGTGCGCAAGCAGGAACAAGTGCGGTAA
- a CDS encoding TonB-dependent receptor, whose product MKPSLLATGITFALTLASLPSLAAAADATPVKDLDTVTVSAQLDQARNALSPDIGSSQYQITAEDIQKQPLGASAPLSQVLLQAPGVVQDSFGGVHVRGDHANLQYRINGVLLPESISGFGQTLDARTIKSVRLMDGALPAQFGERTAAVVDITTRSGAELGNGGSAGLTAGSFGKINPNASWWGNQGRWSWFLTGNYDQNEVGLENPTSSRKPLHDDTHQGKAFADLTYLVNENTRLSVFAGFANNRFQIPVNPGQTPQFGYLDTTTFDSSQLDETQRETTRFGMLVLQGTLGSTAYQLSAGQRYSDVAFNPDVIGDLVFSGVASQVQRSNRANTLQADFSTPLGNDHTLRYGLYGNYENARASNHSWVFPVDDAGQQSSTTPMLIPDRSAFHASTLALYVQDEWKIGDDWTVNYGLRGDRYKAFGHAEGQLSPRVGVVWNASDSTTVHAGYSRYFTPPASELIASSDIALYDGTTNQQPGGGNNIPLAERSDYYDIGVSQQLGEHLTLGLDAYDRRVARLQDEGQFGAAYIYSTFNYRRGHIRGLEFSADYSNGPFSAYFNAAYNKAIGTQVITSQYNLDPDALAYVANHWIHLDHDQKLTSSGGLSYAFAGHNRIGANYVFGSGLRSDIEGVPNGGELPSYLQVNLSAGHDFNADSGHPLHVQLAVINALDRSYQLRDGGGVGVFAPQWGPRRGAYLSLQQDF is encoded by the coding sequence ATGAAGCCTTCCCTGCTCGCTACCGGCATCACCTTCGCCCTGACCCTGGCCAGCCTGCCCTCCCTCGCCGCGGCTGCCGATGCCACCCCGGTGAAGGACCTCGACACGGTCACCGTCAGCGCCCAGCTCGACCAGGCCCGCAACGCGCTGTCGCCGGACATCGGCAGCAGCCAGTACCAGATCACCGCCGAGGACATCCAGAAGCAGCCGCTGGGAGCCTCTGCGCCGCTCAGCCAGGTCCTGCTGCAGGCGCCCGGCGTGGTCCAGGATTCCTTTGGCGGCGTGCACGTGCGCGGCGATCACGCCAATCTGCAGTACCGCATCAACGGCGTGCTGCTGCCCGAATCGATCTCCGGCTTCGGCCAGACCCTGGATGCCCGCACCATCAAGAGCGTCCGCCTGATGGATGGCGCGCTGCCGGCGCAGTTCGGCGAGCGCACCGCGGCGGTGGTCGACATCACCACCCGTAGTGGTGCCGAGCTCGGCAATGGTGGCAGCGCCGGGCTGACCGCAGGCTCGTTCGGCAAGATCAATCCGAATGCCTCGTGGTGGGGCAACCAGGGGCGCTGGAGCTGGTTCCTGACCGGCAACTACGACCAGAACGAGGTCGGCCTGGAGAATCCGACCAGTTCGCGCAAGCCGCTGCACGACGACACCCATCAGGGCAAGGCCTTCGCCGACCTGACCTATCTGGTCAACGAGAACACCCGCCTGAGCGTGTTCGCCGGCTTCGCCAACAACCGCTTCCAGATCCCGGTCAATCCTGGCCAGACCCCGCAGTTCGGTTACCTGGACACCACCACCTTCGACTCCAGCCAGCTGGATGAAACCCAGCGCGAGACCACCCGTTTCGGCATGCTGGTGCTGCAGGGCACGCTGGGCAGCACCGCCTACCAGCTGTCCGCCGGGCAGCGCTACAGCGATGTAGCGTTCAACCCGGATGTCATCGGCGATCTGGTGTTCAGTGGCGTCGCCTCGCAGGTCCAGCGCAGCAACCGCGCCAACACCCTGCAGGCCGACTTCTCCACCCCACTGGGCAACGACCACACATTGCGCTACGGCCTGTACGGCAACTACGAGAACGCGCGGGCCAGCAACCACAGCTGGGTGTTCCCGGTCGATGACGCCGGCCAGCAATCCAGCACCACGCCGATGCTGATTCCTGACCGCAGCGCCTTCCATGCCAGTACGCTGGCGTTGTACGTGCAGGATGAATGGAAGATCGGCGACGACTGGACCGTGAACTACGGCCTGCGTGGTGATCGCTACAAGGCCTTCGGCCACGCCGAGGGCCAGCTCAGCCCACGCGTCGGCGTGGTCTGGAATGCGAGCGACAGCACCACCGTGCATGCCGGCTATTCGCGATACTTCACGCCACCGGCCAGTGAGCTGATCGCCAGCAGCGATATCGCCCTGTATGACGGCACCACCAACCAGCAGCCCGGCGGCGGCAACAACATACCGCTGGCCGAACGCAGCGACTACTACGACATCGGCGTCTCGCAGCAGCTGGGTGAACACCTGACCCTTGGACTGGACGCGTATGACCGCCGCGTTGCGCGCCTGCAGGACGAAGGCCAGTTCGGCGCCGCCTACATCTACTCGACGTTCAACTACCGCCGTGGCCATATCCGTGGCCTGGAGTTCAGTGCCGACTACAGCAACGGGCCGTTCAGCGCCTACTTCAATGCGGCGTACAACAAGGCCATCGGCACCCAGGTCATCACCAGCCAGTACAACCTCGATCCGGACGCGCTGGCCTATGTGGCCAACCATTGGATCCATCTCGACCACGACCAGAAGCTCACCTCGTCAGGCGGCCTTAGCTACGCCTTCGCCGGGCACAACCGGATCGGGGCCAACTACGTGTTCGGCAGCGGCCTGCGTTCGGACATCGAGGGCGTGCCCAACGGTGGCGAGCTGCCGTCCTA
- a CDS encoding mechanosensitive ion channel family protein — protein sequence MHWQSAQAYAWPLGLAVVVGGIGAWLILWIYHRLKGRDRRRARIGRVLGLPMATAWPLLLLIPALQATPLQDPLLANLQHVLHIALTACFIWLLVRAVAAGERAILRSHPIDVSDNLEARRIQTQTRVLSRVLMGGIIVLGASLVLLTFPMVQKIGTALLASAGLIGLVAGIAAKPVFGNLIAGLQIAVTQPIRLDDVVIVEGEWGRIEEIGSSYVVVRIWDERRMVVPLTWFIENPFQNWTRRSADLLGTAFLWLDYRAPIPAIRAELERICRGEALWDGRVCVTQVTETSERAIQVRLLVSARNSGDAFDLRCLVRERMLDFLAREHPQSLPQVRARLQHADELDMPRGPRARTADVRSPGAEDGEAAILPVEPEPER from the coding sequence GTGCACTGGCAAAGCGCACAGGCATACGCATGGCCGTTGGGATTGGCCGTAGTGGTGGGTGGCATCGGCGCATGGCTGATCCTGTGGATCTACCATCGGCTGAAAGGGCGTGACCGCCGGCGCGCGCGTATCGGCCGTGTGCTTGGGTTGCCGATGGCGACCGCATGGCCGCTGCTGCTGTTGATCCCCGCATTGCAGGCCACGCCGCTGCAGGATCCGCTGCTGGCCAACCTGCAGCATGTGCTGCACATCGCGCTGACCGCCTGTTTCATCTGGCTGCTGGTGCGGGCGGTGGCGGCGGGTGAGCGGGCAATCCTGCGCAGTCATCCCATCGATGTCTCCGACAACCTGGAAGCACGCCGCATCCAGACCCAGACCCGGGTGCTCAGCCGCGTGCTGATGGGCGGCATCATCGTGCTGGGCGCTTCACTGGTGCTGCTGACGTTTCCGATGGTGCAGAAGATCGGTACCGCGCTGCTGGCCTCGGCCGGCCTGATCGGCCTGGTGGCCGGTATCGCCGCCAAGCCGGTGTTCGGCAACCTGATCGCCGGCCTGCAGATCGCGGTGACGCAGCCGATCCGGCTGGATGACGTGGTGATCGTCGAAGGTGAGTGGGGGCGTATCGAGGAGATCGGCAGCAGCTATGTGGTGGTGCGCATCTGGGACGAGCGGCGGATGGTGGTGCCGCTGACCTGGTTCATCGAGAACCCCTTCCAGAACTGGACACGGCGCAGCGCCGACCTGCTCGGCACGGCGTTCCTGTGGCTGGACTATCGTGCGCCGATCCCGGCGATCCGCGCTGAGCTGGAGCGCATCTGCCGCGGTGAAGCGCTGTGGGATGGCCGGGTCTGCGTGACCCAGGTGACCGAGACCAGCGAGCGTGCGATCCAGGTGCGCCTGCTGGTCAGTGCGCGCAACTCCGGCGATGCCTTCGATCTGCGCTGCCTGGTGCGCGAACGCATGCTCGATTTCCTCGCGCGCGAGCATCCACAGTCGCTGCCGCAGGTGCGTGCGCGGCTGCAGCACGCAGACGAACTGGACATGCCGCGCGGTCCTCGCGCACGCACTGCAGACGTGCGTTCGCCGGGGGCTGAAGATGGTGAGGCGGCAATCCTACCGGTGGAGCCGGAACCCGAACGGTAG
- a CDS encoding DUF2127 domain-containing protein, with the protein MNQSGYNPDPHRHPGLHVIALLEASKAMLALLAATGLEVLGPQPLRHGIMVLIRRFSLDPDHGTLPSLLHMISPDAVHLAAAGMIGYGLLHLVEAWGLWRAKAWASWLGCLTASLYLPFDIFAIIRHPGWPSWTILAINLIVVYVLARDLRKRHR; encoded by the coding sequence GTGAACCAGAGCGGCTACAACCCGGATCCGCACCGGCATCCGGGTCTCCACGTCATCGCCCTGCTCGAAGCGAGCAAGGCGATGTTGGCGCTGCTGGCCGCCACCGGGCTGGAAGTGCTCGGACCGCAGCCGCTGCGGCACGGCATCATGGTCCTGATCCGGCGTTTCAGCCTGGATCCGGACCATGGCACCCTGCCCTCGCTGCTGCACATGATCAGCCCCGACGCGGTGCACCTGGCCGCGGCGGGCATGATCGGCTACGGCCTGCTGCACCTGGTCGAAGCCTGGGGCCTGTGGCGGGCCAAGGCCTGGGCCTCCTGGCTGGGCTGCCTGACTGCCTCGCTGTACCTGCCCTTCGACATCTTCGCGATCATCCGCCACCCCGGCTGGCCGTCGTGGACGATCCTGGCAATCAACCTGATCGTGGTCTACGTCCTCGCCCGCGACCTGCGCAAGCGCCACCGCTGA
- a CDS encoding peptidylprolyl isomerase, giving the protein MSLIATFDTTQGPIKVELFADKAPLTVANFVNLVKHGFYDGLIFHRVIADFMIQGGCPQGRGTGGPGYKFEDEKNGVKHEVGSLSMANAGPNTNGSQFFITHIKTDWLDGRHTVFGKVLEGQAIVDSVKQGDVIHSITLEGDVDAALAAQAERVAEWNKHLAA; this is encoded by the coding sequence ATGTCCCTCATCGCCACTTTCGACACCACCCAGGGCCCGATCAAGGTCGAGCTGTTCGCCGACAAGGCGCCGCTGACCGTGGCCAACTTCGTGAACCTGGTCAAGCACGGCTTCTATGACGGCCTGATCTTCCACCGCGTGATCGCCGACTTCATGATCCAGGGCGGCTGCCCGCAGGGTCGTGGCACCGGCGGCCCGGGCTACAAGTTCGAAGACGAGAAGAATGGCGTGAAGCACGAGGTCGGCTCGCTGTCGATGGCCAATGCCGGCCCGAACACCAACGGCAGCCAGTTCTTCATCACCCACATCAAGACCGACTGGCTGGACGGCCGCCACACCGTCTTCGGCAAGGTCCTGGAAGGCCAGGCCATCGTCGATTCGGTCAAGCAGGGCGACGTGATCCATTCGATCACCCTGGAAGGCGACGTCGACGCCGCTCTGGCCGCCCAGGCCGAGCGCGTCGCGGAGTGGAACAAGCACCTCGCCGCCTGA
- a CDS encoding RluA family pseudouridine synthase, whose product MIHLHYIDDALLVAEKPAGLLSVPGRSAENQDCVVARLQALYPDALTVHRLDQVTSGLLLHARGKEMQVALSMQFEQRQVGKRYEAIVEGLLEGDAGEVDLPLIVDWPNRPKQMVDHERGKPALTRWRVMARDVEAQRTRVALEPITGRSHQLRLHMASLGHPIVGDVLYDAAPAQRVHLHARSLRFTHPVTGEALTFESPVPF is encoded by the coding sequence ATGATCCACCTGCATTACATCGACGACGCGCTGCTGGTGGCCGAGAAGCCGGCCGGCCTGCTGTCCGTGCCCGGCCGCAGCGCCGAGAATCAGGACTGCGTGGTCGCGCGCCTGCAGGCGCTGTACCCGGATGCACTGACCGTGCACCGCCTGGACCAGGTGACCTCCGGCCTACTGCTGCATGCGCGCGGCAAGGAGATGCAGGTCGCGTTGTCCATGCAGTTTGAGCAGCGCCAGGTTGGGAAGCGTTATGAAGCGATCGTGGAGGGGCTGCTTGAAGGCGATGCAGGCGAAGTGGACCTGCCGTTGATCGTGGACTGGCCGAACCGGCCGAAGCAGATGGTCGATCATGAACGCGGCAAGCCGGCGCTGACACGCTGGCGCGTAATGGCGCGCGATGTTGAAGCGCAGCGCACCCGCGTGGCGTTGGAACCGATCACTGGCCGCAGCCATCAGCTGCGCCTGCACATGGCCAGTCTCGGTCATCCCATCGTCGGTGATGTGCTGTATGACGCCGCGCCGGCGCAGCGTGTGCATCTGCATGCGCGCAGCCTGCGGTTCACCCATCCGGTGACGGGCGAAGCGCTCACGTTCGAGTCCCCGGTTCCGTTCTAG